A region of the Ignavibacteriota bacterium genome:
TGGAACGACAAACGCGAATACGGAAACTGAATGCATTCCAACTGATCGAAGAAACAATTGAGTATATGAAATCGAAAAACCATGCTAAGATACTGAACGCCGCTTAATGAAAAGTTTACACAACATTTGGTTATGATTCACCATGAGGGGCGTTTTGTTTTCTTTAGTATAGATTCAAGAGAAAGAATTTCAAACTTTACCATTATCAAGAAATCAAACAATTATAAACAACCAAAGATATATAGGGTAGCCTTTAACTACTATCACTTTGATAATATTAAAATGCATATCGGTAGTAACGAATTGGTAGGAAGATTAAATTCTTGGTGGGATAATCTATGCATTGCTAACGGATATAACCCAAAAGAAAAAAACATTTCCATGATAGGATACTGTATCATAGAATTAGGAAAAAATGCGTTAGAAAACGCTAGTGGAGGAGAAATTTCTGTTCATTTTGAACATGATCATATTAAAGTGATTTTGAGAGATAGAGGATTGGGATTTGAAGGAAATCCATTTGAACTTATACAATCTAATAGACATCATGGGCTGTATGAAATACAACACTTTGTAGATGAATTTATGATAGAGACAAATCGACGTCGATTTGTATTAACTTCTAATTATAACAAATTCAAAAAAATGGGAAATTCATCTAATATTCGGCATGGCACTCAAATTACTTTTATGAAATTCATTTAATGATCTCAGTTAAATTGATACCAGTGACATCCCTCAAAAAAAAATATTTTTTTCTCCTTTCTATTAATATTGATTCTGTTTGCTAAGATGCCATCGCTTTGAGCCCCCGTGGTTTGCACATTATTTTTACAACTTTTTAAACCTTCAAATGGCTTATCAAAACACGGACTGAGGGTTATCGTATTTATTGCATAACCGAAAATCCATTTCTCTTTTGCCTTGCATTGGGTGTTTTTTTTCGATTCAAAGAAATTTACAAATCCAATCATCTCCGTTTTCGGTATTGGTAGTAACAAAACTTCCTTAGTATATAATGTGTGTACTTATGAGGTCGAATATCACAAATTATTTTACATCGGGTTTATGAATTACTGATTTTGTCAATAAAATCTTTTGCGGAGCGAAAAGTTTCTTTGACAACACCGACATCTGTAAGTAATCCTCTGTAGTATCCTGCAATGTGTAACTCGCGGTACAATGATTCAAATTTTTTACTGAATTTGCCGTTATGCACCGATAAATTTGCATGAAGCACTTGCCTGTATCCTTCAACCGATTGCGATAACTCTTTTTTTGGGGGTGTCATGTTCCGAACCATGGCACTTGCTAATTTGCCGACTCACGGAATGGCCCATGATACCCACCTTCATATACTCCAACGCTCCTTTTCTCACATCGAACGATTTCTCCTGATATTTCGTTAGACACGGGAAAATTAACACGTAACACAAACTTGTCATTCACCCAGAACATTAGTAAGTTTACACCCCAAGAAATCATTCATCGTATAAGAACTCATGAAATCGAACATCAAACAATATGAAGTTCCGGTCGAACAACTTCGCTGGAATTGTGACCCGAACAGTTTAAACATTAAATCAACAAACGATATTCATCCGTCACATGATATTATCGGTCAGGAGCGCGCGTTGCGTGCGCTTCGTCTCGGCTTGGAAATTCATAACGCCGGCTACAATGTGTTTGTGACCGGGTATTCCGGGACAGGAAGAATGACAACCATCAAACGACTTCTTGCTGAGTTTGAAGGAAAACAGGTTCCTCTGAAAGACCAATGTTACGTTCACAACATCAAATACCCCGACGCGCCGATACTTGTCACCTTGCCTGCGGGACAAGGCGTTCAACTTCGTTCCGACATGGAAAGATTGTTGCATGAGTTGATTAAAATTATTCCATCCGCGCTGGAGAGTCAACGCTATCAGGATAAACGGCGCGGCGTGTTGGAACATTTTCAGGAACGTCAGCGAAGCGTGTTGCGCGATTTCGAAAAAAAGGTGAAAGAAAAAGGATTCGAAGTCATTCAGGTGCAGGTTGCTTCCGGGGTTCAGCCGGAGATTGCGCCGGTGGTCGGCAATCAACCGGTAAGTTTCGACCAGTTGGACGGATTGATTCAACAAGGAAAAATCACCAAAGAAGATGTCGAACAGAAAATTCAGGATAGAATGCTTCTTGAGAAAGCGATGGAAGTGATGCTTCGCGAAATGCGGAACATTGACCGGAAAGCAAAAGACTCCATCGAAGAGTTGACGAAGAAACATTTTCAACCGATTGTCAAACTCCATGTTGAAGAAATTCGAACAAAATATCAGAACGAAAAACTGCACAAGCACCTTGAGAGTGTCGTTGAACATGTCGTCAACAATCTTCACAAGTTCAAACCGCAGGATGGGGAGAACCAACCACCGGGAACAGATGGAGCGGAACAATCAGAACAGGATTCGTTTATTGAATTTCGCGTCAATGTCGTGCTGGATAATTCCGAGACGAAAGGTATCCCGATTGTCATCGAAACAAATCCGAAGTATAAAAACCTTTTCGGAACGATAGAACGGGAAGTTGACCGCAACGGCGTGTGGCGAACGGATTTCACAATGATTAAATCGGGAAGCATGTTGAAGGCAGACGGCGGTTATCTTGTTGTGAACGCGCTCGACGCGCTTGTCGAACCGGGCGTATGGCAAACGTTGAAGCGAACACTGAGGAATGGATTGCTGGAAATCCAATCCATGGAAAGCGGGTTGTTCGGAATGAGTTCGGCGCTGAAACCTGAGCCGGTGGAAATCGGTGTCAAGGTCATCATGATTGGTGATGCGTACATTTACTTTTTATTGTACGAGCAGGATGACGACTTCAAGAAAATTTTTAAGGTGCGCGCCGATTTCGATATTGAAATGCCGAAACAGGACGACTCCATCAACCGGTATGTTTCGTTCATCAAGATGATCTGCGACGAGGATAAACTCTGTTCGTTCGATGCTACAGGAGTTGCGGCGGTGATTGAATACGGAACGCGGCTCGCCGGACGACAAAACAAACTTTCGACACGGTTTAACATCATCGCCGATGTGTTGCGCGAAGCAAGTTACTGGGCATCGAAAGAAAACGGCGCGATGGCAAACGCATCCCATGTCTGGAAAGCGATTGATGAACGCATCGAGCGGGTGAATCTTATCGAAGAAAAAATTCAGGACATGATTATTGATGGTAGCATCATGATTGATTCGGATGGCTGGGCGGTCGGTCAAGTGAACGGACTTTCGGTGTATGACCTTGGCGAGTACGCCTTCGGAAAACCGACTCGTATCACAGCCAAAACATCGCTCGGTCGCGACGGCATCATCAACATCGAACGCGAAGCAGAGATGAGCGGACCAACACACGACAAAGGAATGTTGATTCTCAACGGGTACATGCACAGCACGTATGCAATGAACAAACCGCTCGTGATGACGGCTAGCATCGCGTTCGAGCAATCGTACAGTGGCGTGGATGGCGACAGCGCTTCTTCGACAGAAATCTATGCGTTGCTTTCTTCTCTCTCCAATCTTCCGTTGCGGCAGGATATTGCAGTCACCGGGTCTGTCAATCAAAAAGGAGAAATTCAACCCATCGGAGGAGTAAATCAAAAAGTTGAAGGCTTTTTTGATGTGTGCAAAGCAAGAGGATTGACCGGCAAACAAGGCGTAATAATTCCGCATCAAAACATTCCGGAGTTAATGCTTCGACGGGATGTACTTGAAGCAGTCAACGCAGGTAAGTTTCGAGTCTTTGCAGTGAAAACAATTGACGAGGGAATTGAAATCCTGACCGGACGAAAAGCCGGAACGAAAAACAAGAAACATCTCTTCACAAAGGGTTCGGTACATTTTCTCGTTGACCAAACTCTGGCTAAGTACGCGAGACGCTGGAAAGAACTCTCAGCGTAATTGAATCATTGTATCAATGATTCAATGACTCAATCGTCAATTCCTTACTATTCCCCAACACTTGAATACAAGAATGAACACGAACACAAAACTCATCCCCCGCTCCGTCCTTTTCGGAAACCCAGAACGGATGTCTCCACAGATTTCTCCCGACGGACGATGGCTTTCCTATATCGCTCCGTTTGAAGGAGTGTTGAATGTCTGGCTTCGTTCTGTTGACAAGAACGACGATAGAGTTATTACGCGTGATAAACATCGCGGCATCCGTCAATATTTCTGGAGCGAAGATTCCCGCAACATCATCTACGCGCAGGATAAAGATGGCGATGAGAACTGGCATTTATATTTGGTGAATTGTGAAACCGAATCGGTGCGAGATTTAACACCGCATCCGGAAATTCAGGCGCAAGTCATTCACACCGACCCGAATGTGCCGGAGAAAATTCTCGTCGGCTTGAATGTCCGGGATAAACGCCTGCATGATGTGTATGAACTGAATTTGCAAACGGGAGAAGAGAAACTCCTTGTTGAAAATCCCGGAAATGTTGTCGGCTGGATTGCGGACAATGCGTTCACTGTTCGCGCCGCGCTTGTGCAGAACGTGGATGGCGGATACGCGTTGAATGTTCTGGCAAACGGAAGTTGGAATCATCTTGCAACGTGGTCGTTTGAAGATGGATTTCCTAATGTGTATGGATTCACACACGATAACTCCGCAATGTACGTCGGTGATTCCCGCGATTGGAACGCGACGCGTCTTGTGGAGATGAAGTTGACCGGCGATGTCTCCGTTCTTGCAGAAGATGCAGAATACGATATCTCCAACGTCATTCTCCATCCGACGAAACACATACTCCAACTCGTTTCGTTTTACAAACACAGAAATGTCTGGAGCGTTATTGATGGTTCACTCTCAGAAGATTTTGAAACGATTCAAAAGATTGACAGCGGAGATGTTGTGCTGAACAGCAGAACGACTGACGATTCGGTATGGGTTCTCGCATTCACGAAAGATAACGGCCCTGTTGTTTATTATTTGTTTGAAAGAAAAACGAAGAAAGCGACGTATTTATTCAGCAACCGCCCCGCGTTGGAACAATATCAACTTACGGAGATGAAACCCATCACCGTCACTGCCCGCGACGGTTTGGTTCTGCACGGATATTTGACTCTTCCGTTTGGTGTAGAGTCGAAACATCTTCCGCTCGTGCTTGATGTTCACGGCGGGCCATGGGCGCGGGATGTGTGGGGATTCAATCCTGAAGCACAGTGGTTTGCCAATCGCGGGTACGCGTGTTTGCAAATTAATTTCCGCGGCTCAACAGGTTACGGAAAACAATTCCTCAATGCCGGAGACCGCGAATGGGGGGCGAAGATGCATGACGATTTGATTGATGCAGTGAACTGGGCAATCAAACAAGAAATTGCAGACCCGAAACGTGTTGCCATTTACGGCGGTTCGTACGGCGGATACGCGGCGCTTGCGGGCGCGGCGTTCACTCCCGATGTCTTCGCTTGTTCGATTGATATTGTCGGACCGAGTAGCATCATCACGCTCATCAATTCCATCCCGCCGTATTGGGAACCAATGAAAGTGCAGTTCACCAAGCGAGTCGGCGACCCGGCAACGGAAGAAGAATTTCTCAAATCACGGTCGCCGCTTTTTCATGCAGAGAAGATTACCATCCCCATGCTCATCGCTCAGGGTGCAAACGACCCGCGCGTGAAGCAATCAGAGAGCGAGCAAATTGTTGACGCATTGAAGAAGAACGGGAAGGAAGTAGAATACATGCTCTTCCCCGATGAAGGACACGGCTTCGCCCGACCGGAAAACCGGTTGAAGTTCTATTCGGTTGCGGAGAAATTTCTCGCGAAGTATCTGGGTGGAAGAGTAGAATAGATTGACGATTTACGATTGAGTCATTGACGATTGTATCATTGATGCAATTGTACATCGTCAATTTCATAAAGAATCGTCCGAATCTTTTCTTTCTCCCCTGTACGTAACTCAACCAACGGACTTCTCACAAATCCTCCTTCATACCCTGTCAATGTTGCCGCATGTTTCAATCCGGCAATTCCGTATGTATCGGTTACCGCCTTGATTGCCGGTAATAATTTTCCCTGAAGTTGTTTGGCTTCGTCATGCTTCCCTCGATTGAATAATTCCTGAACTGTTGCACACGCTTTCGGTGCGCAATTAGCAAGAGCGAGGATACCCGCTTTCACTCCTAATGATAATGCAGAATAAAGAATGGTCGCCGAGCCGACAATCAAGTTGAATGTTTCCGGAACTGCCTTCTTGAATGATTCAAGTTGCGCTATATTTCCTGCGCTGTCTTTCATCCCGACGATGTTCGGATGCTGACTGAGAACCCGTACCGCTTCAACAGAAATATTGAGATGCGTGAACTTCGGAACGTTGTATATCAATACCGGAATTTCAGATTCATCTGCGATGAAAGTAAAATGTCGGATGAGCGTTGAGTCAGTCATTTGTCCCAAATAATAATTTGGCGTGAGAACAAGTGCGGCATGTGCGCCTAACTTCGCCGCCATGTTTGTCATTCGTATCGTTTCCCGCGTCGACTCCAATCCCGTTCCTGCAAGAATTGTTCTCCCTTCCTTTGCAGTTTGAACCGTCAGTTCGATGAGTGTGAGTTTTTCTTCTTCATTGAGATATGCCGTCTCGCTGTTCGAGCCGAGGACGAGATAGCCGCCGAGCGGTTCATTGTTCCACTTCTCGATGTTGCGAACAAATGCGTTGTACTCCACATCGCCGTTCTCTTTGAACGGTGTGAGCATGGGAGGAAAGATACCTTTGATTATCATTGTGTTTCTATCTTCATGTTTTCATTAACCACGGTGACACAGAAACTCACACAGATTTACACAGACAGTAAGAAAGTCATTCGCGTACATCCGCGTTGTTTCCGTGCAATCTGTGGTGAATAATTTCTCGTTTTCAATTCAACGCCATTTTTTCTATCGTAAGTTCATTCATCACACCGTTTTCCCGTTCTCCAATCTGTTGCCGCCACATTGCAAAGTACAAGCCCTTCATTTCCAGCAATTCCGAATGTGTTCCCGCTTCAACAATGCGTCCTCGCTCCAGAACATAAATTCTATCGGCGTGGAGAATAGTTGAGAGACGATGTGCGATGAGAATCGTAATCATTTCGCGACGCGTAGAAATATCGCGGATGGTTTCAGTTATTTCTTCTTCCGTTAACGAATCAAGCGATGACGTTGCTTCATCAAACACAAGTATGTTAGGATGACGTAACAGCGCGCGTGCAATCGAAAGCCGTTGCTTTTCGCCGCCGGAAACTTTCACGCCCCCTTCACCGATGACCGTATCCAAGCCTTTCTCCGCGCGGGCGAGTAAACTTTGACATGCCGCTTTCTGAAGAACATCCATACACTCGGCATCTGTTGCTGATGGATTGACAAAGCGAAGATTCTCCTTGATTGTCCCGGAGAACAACTGCGTATCCTGCGTGACAAATCCGATTTGTTCACGAAGCCGGTCGAGGTCAACATCAATGGAAGAAATAGTATCGTACAAAATTCTCCCTTCCCGCGGGCGATACAAACCGACGAGCAATTTCACCAACGTTGTCTTACCGGAGCCGGA
Encoded here:
- a CDS encoding S9 family peptidase, with amino-acid sequence MNTNTKLIPRSVLFGNPERMSPQISPDGRWLSYIAPFEGVLNVWLRSVDKNDDRVITRDKHRGIRQYFWSEDSRNIIYAQDKDGDENWHLYLVNCETESVRDLTPHPEIQAQVIHTDPNVPEKILVGLNVRDKRLHDVYELNLQTGEEKLLVENPGNVVGWIADNAFTVRAALVQNVDGGYALNVLANGSWNHLATWSFEDGFPNVYGFTHDNSAMYVGDSRDWNATRLVEMKLTGDVSVLAEDAEYDISNVILHPTKHILQLVSFYKHRNVWSVIDGSLSEDFETIQKIDSGDVVLNSRTTDDSVWVLAFTKDNGPVVYYLFERKTKKATYLFSNRPALEQYQLTEMKPITVTARDGLVLHGYLTLPFGVESKHLPLVLDVHGGPWARDVWGFNPEAQWFANRGYACLQINFRGSTGYGKQFLNAGDREWGAKMHDDLIDAVNWAIKQEIADPKRVAIYGGSYGGYAALAGAAFTPDVFACSIDIVGPSSIITLINSIPPYWEPMKVQFTKRVGDPATEEEFLKSRSPLFHAEKITIPMLIAQGANDPRVKQSESEQIVDALKKNGKEVEYMLFPDEGHGFARPENRLKFYSVAEKFLAKYLGGRVE
- a CDS encoding AAA family ATPase gives rise to the protein MKSNIKQYEVPVEQLRWNCDPNSLNIKSTNDIHPSHDIIGQERALRALRLGLEIHNAGYNVFVTGYSGTGRMTTIKRLLAEFEGKQVPLKDQCYVHNIKYPDAPILVTLPAGQGVQLRSDMERLLHELIKIIPSALESQRYQDKRRGVLEHFQERQRSVLRDFEKKVKEKGFEVIQVQVASGVQPEIAPVVGNQPVSFDQLDGLIQQGKITKEDVEQKIQDRMLLEKAMEVMLREMRNIDRKAKDSIEELTKKHFQPIVKLHVEEIRTKYQNEKLHKHLESVVEHVVNNLHKFKPQDGENQPPGTDGAEQSEQDSFIEFRVNVVLDNSETKGIPIVIETNPKYKNLFGTIEREVDRNGVWRTDFTMIKSGSMLKADGGYLVVNALDALVEPGVWQTLKRTLRNGLLEIQSMESGLFGMSSALKPEPVEIGVKVIMIGDAYIYFLLYEQDDDFKKIFKVRADFDIEMPKQDDSINRYVSFIKMICDEDKLCSFDATGVAAVIEYGTRLAGRQNKLSTRFNIIADVLREASYWASKENGAMANASHVWKAIDERIERVNLIEEKIQDMIIDGSIMIDSDGWAVGQVNGLSVYDLGEYAFGKPTRITAKTSLGRDGIINIEREAEMSGPTHDKGMLILNGYMHSTYAMNKPLVMTASIAFEQSYSGVDGDSASSTEIYALLSSLSNLPLRQDIAVTGSVNQKGEIQPIGGVNQKVEGFFDVCKARGLTGKQGVIIPHQNIPELMLRRDVLEAVNAGKFRVFAVKTIDEGIEILTGRKAGTKNKKHLFTKGSVHFLVDQTLAKYARRWKELSA
- a CDS encoding dihydrodipicolinate synthase family protein; this translates as MIIKGIFPPMLTPFKENGDVEYNAFVRNIEKWNNEPLGGYLVLGSNSETAYLNEEEKLTLIELTVQTAKEGRTILAGTGLESTRETIRMTNMAAKLGAHAALVLTPNYYLGQMTDSTLIRHFTFIADESEIPVLIYNVPKFTHLNISVEAVRVLSQHPNIVGMKDSAGNIAQLESFKKAVPETFNLIVGSATILYSALSLGVKAGILALANCAPKACATVQELFNRGKHDEAKQLQGKLLPAIKAVTDTYGIAGLKHAATLTGYEGGFVRSPLVELRTGEKEKIRTILYEIDDVQLHQ
- a CDS encoding DUF5618 family protein, which produces MTPPKKELSQSVEGYRQVLHANLSVHNGKFSKKFESLYRELHIAGYYRGLLTDVGVVKETFRSAKDFIDKISNS